From the Fusarium keratoplasticum isolate Fu6.1 chromosome 14, whole genome shotgun sequence genome, the window TTTTATTAGATGTTCGTAAAGTTCACGATGCGCCAGTAAGGTTCTCAGGGTAGAGTCTTTGTCCTGCTAAATTTAGAGCCTCTAGTTGTGATGGATGAATCTGCGGGGGAAAGGAGAGTGTGGCCTCTTTATTGGTATGCTGATGTGAATGCAGATAAGCTTAAGCAGCCGTTCGTATCCGGAAGGTTGCCCTTGTCAAGCAGCTATCGAGGTAGCTTAGTCAGCCTCCAATAAAGCGGAATAAGGTGGTTCTGAAAACTACTACTCCATGAGGAGAACTATTGGGCAACACAATGGAAAAGTCGATGGCGTGACAGGCTGCAAATTAACGAGTTGAGGGGGTCTGTTTGAGCAAAATAGCAGACCACTTCCTTAGCTGAATAAAAATAGCATTCATTGAGAATTGGCGGAGGGCTGATGGGAGTGCCTTCTGGTTGACGGATTCATCGAACCTCATGCCCTCTCAACTCCGGACTGTTCAGCTTTCTCGTCATGGGACTAGCTCGGGTGATAAAGACGCTCTCTTCACCGCAGCATCGAGGGACCGCAAGAAGTATAAAGAGGGGAGATGCAGCCGAGAGATGCAGCCTGTTCATCACTCAGACACCAAGCACTTTAGCACCAGAAACCGACCCTTCAGAGCATCTTTGATAACACTCCTCCAAACCCACCATGCAGGGACGCACGCAGGGACGCCTGTCCCTCTTCGGTCTTATCGTCCTGCTCTTCGGGGTGACGCTATTCACCTTCGCCCATGCTGCTCCCCAGGCGACGTCATCCACCGAGCCTGACGATGTCGTGGCAGAGGGCGGCGGAGAACCAACCTCCGGCATCGACGAGAGCATACCGACCGAGACAGCGGAGATTGAGCCTGACGACAGCGGCAAGGCCAATATCACCGAGATAACTgaggacatcatcatcgaggaggCTAAGCAGGAccccatcgtcaacgaggagaagaaagagattGAGGCTGAGATCGAGGATACCGCGGCCCTTTTTGAGGATGATGGGACCGGCAAGCGGGGCCTCATGGACCTTGGTGATCTCGAAGAGCGCAATGTCGACGACCTCAAGGAGCGCAACGAGCTCGACTCCCGTTCCCTCTTTTGCTCCCCACGctgccaccgccgccgctgccgcaTCCTCGCCCAAGTGATCAGGGCCTTCTTTAGGTGGGCGGCGCGCCAGTTCCGCAAGAAGAACCCAGGCAGCGGCATGCGGCCGCACCACACGCACATGTTCTTCTTGTACCCGCTGCACCGGTCGCTCTTCGACGCTAACATCCGCCCACGGGTGTGGTTCTACGCCAGATGGGTGGCTCCGGGATTCTTCAAGTCGGCAGGGGTAACTTTCCTCAAGCGCGTCTACGTGCGAGCCAAGTACGCCCCCTTCCGCCGGCATGACAGCGCGGCATCTCAGAAGGCCTTCTTCGACCAGACGTGGTTGTTGGCACACGAGTACCAGCACGTACAGCAGTACCGGGAAGTCGGCTGGGACATCGGCAAGTTTGCGTACAAGTGCATTTACGAGTGGTGCATGGCGGGTAAGAAGTTCTCTAAGATCCCGATGGAGATATCGGCCAACAAGGCCGCCGACAAGCTGCTGCCTCTGTTAAAAACGGAGACGCGCTTTTTCCGCTTCTGGCAGCGGGACCTGCTCAGGCACGACCTCGGCTACCCGGTTCAGACATCATATCACAACGCGGGCAAGGATCTACGACAACTCAGTTTTCAGAGGGGCGCCATGCAGTTAGACATCAGAAAGTCGTGCTATCgcaagaagatgacgggcCCGTGGGGACCTTGGCGTTGTGGCAATTTCTGAGACGACGGCTTCCCGTCCAGTTCCAATTTGCTTTTGCTGTTTGTTGCCGATTCAAGATTATCTATGTCTCGCGCCTTATCGATCGATTTCACATATATCTTTTTGTCGACTTTCTGAATAGCCCCAGAGAGTTTACCATTCCCTGTCCTTGGCATTTTTTCTGTAAAAGGTTGGACTGTTTCATTTGCTAACTCGTAGCGAGATAGTGGATAGAGTTGTGGTTTCCTTAATCTCTCTCCCTCGGCACTGGTTTTCCCACAGGGTTTTCCCAATGCTATTACGCAAATGCGGAGGGGCCTAGTATAGTGTCtctattaatatagctttatTAAAACGAAAATATTCCTTGGCCGCTTCCGCAACGCCCATCTTAACAACGAGTAAGATCAAAGCTGGCAGGGGAATTCTTGCAGAGTGTAGAGACTATAGAGGATGAGTGGTGGTAAATACCTTTGAGAGCGGTCGATCTATCTATATAAACAATTACCCTACAGTTTCAAGTAGCCCTGTATTCAAATTCCCAACTCGTAACTCGTTAGAGAAACTTGCTCTAGGCCATGCTTTACTCTACTATAGCCTTCCCCTCGCTatatgccttcttctctgtccCTCTAGTTCATACACAGAACGCTCCAGTGCAGCAGTATTCAGCAGTCCTGGATGTGCCTCACCAAGCGACTTGATCCCACATAGTTGCATTGCCACCTCTAGTTCTTCTTTCAAGACTGCACAATGTTAGCCGGGAGCTCTCTGGGTCAATCTCGGGTAACTCACTATTGAGAACATGTTCAATCCCATTTTGACCGTAGGTCAACGCATGTAGGATCGGCCGGCCGAGGCAGACAGCGCTAGCTCCGAGGCAGATGGCTTTCAATATGTCAGTCCCGCGCCTGATGCCACCATCTATGAACACGTCCATCCGCTCCAGGACTTCGGGGCAATGGATGTTAATCTCCAACAGGGTCAAAATCGCGGGCTGGGCCGTGTCAACCGCCCTCCCCCCGTGGTTGGAAATGTAGATGCCCGCACAAGCTTCGGACAAAGCTCTTTTTGCATCCTCGGCTGATTGAATGCCTTTCACAAATACCGGCAAGCCTGTGATCTTCCGAATCCAGTGGATGTCTGGCCATGATAAGTCTGGGTCGATGGCCAAGTTCGAAGCCGATTTGCTCGTTCCTTTGTTGTTTGGTGGAGAGGCTTGAATTTGAAGACGCCTTACATCGTCTCGCTTGCCAATGACTGGCAGGTCGACGGTGACGATTATGGCTTCGGCCTTGAGCGCAACAACTGATTCTAGCAATCGTTTTGTCGATTCACAGTTAGTCCCCACGTATAGTTGAAAGAAGAATGGGTGGCCTGGGGGGAGAGCAGCGACAATTTCCTCGGGTAAAAACGAGCCCATCGTAGGGATGATAATGGTGGATCCCTTGGCAGCCAATCCTCGAGCTATTGCAAGTTCTCCATCCGGATGCACCAGTTTTGCCAGGGATGCCGGAGCGTTGAAAACTGGAATGGCATACTCTCTTCCCAGAATTCGAGTCTTGCAGTCCACGCTTCGAGATGAACAGAGGACCCGAGGACGGAAGTAAATGTCCTGGAACGAGGAGGCGTTTGCTTTGGTGGTGCGATTTTCGTTGGCTCCAGCCGAAATCTGAGCTCTAGTCAGAGGAGGCAGGTATTCCAACGCCACCCGTTCAATATCGTGCAGGCTGACAAGAGTGCGTAAATCGATCATGGGCTTGTTCTCCGTGATGAGTTGACTGTGGCTGCTTGACGGGTCTGCAAGGTCCACTGCTTCATCCAACCTCCCGACGATCCGTGACGGTCCAAAATAACCCAGCACGGTCTTGGGACTATGAACAGCATTGTAGGCCTTGCTAGCGTCCCTCCCGAGAGAATTGACGATAATTTCAGCCGGCAAATCCCGTCACGTCCCACACGACGTTATCAATAATAAGCCAACCGTCGTCCTCCGCGGCGTGCTCTCGGACTTTATCTCTGGTCAAGATTCTCTCCATCTCTACCAAATTTGATGAGCCGGTTGATGGGTATCGGCGATGATTTGATGACAGTAAAAAAGAGACGATGAAAAAAATAAAGATGGAAATGTATATAAGCTGTTGTGGCGGATGGGTTCTTTCGAGAGGAAAGAAGATCGAAATGGGCGCCAAATTAAATGGACAGCCCATACCATCAAATGCTTCTAAACTATCCGACCTGGCCTCCGCGGACCCCGAGAAGATTCTAGCTATCCTCGGTATCTCGTTATCTCCCTGAAACCTTTCCTCTTTCGAGCACCTCTTAGCCCTCAAAAGTCAGGCCTTCCGTATACTGGAAAAAACGGGATCTAAACCAGTCCGTGAACCAAAACCACTCCGACGACCAAGGTCTCGAGTTTCCAAGCTTCGGCGTGGCTTTGTCCTTGAGCCCACGTTGCACGTAGCCTGAAATCAACGGAACAGCTGCTTCAGTTAGTAGCTGGGCCTTGCAACTATGCTCGAGAGAGGTAAACAGCCAAGCCGCCTCGTCGACAGTAGATCCAACTGTCAATATGCCGTGGTTTCGAAAGATCACAGCCTTCGCATTTCCAAGCGCAGCTGCTATTCTTTCGCCCTCCTCTGCTCCGAGAACGACACCGCCATGGTTCTCGTACACTGTGTGCGCATTGCCGAAGAACTTGCAGGCATCTTGGTTGATCATCTCAATGCGTCGCCCGAAGGATGACCATGCTTTCCATGGATGCTATGACAACGATAGACAGCGTGAACATCTGGGCGGGCCTTATGGATTTCGGAGTGTATCAAAAAGCCGGCTCTGTTTATGGGCAAGGATTGATTGCCGCCAATGATTTGGCCCTCGTAGTTGACGAGGACCATATCATCAAGCTTGAGAAGGCCAAAATGAACCCCCAAAGGGTTTGCCCAAAAACCATGAGGATATTCCAGGTCTCGCACCCAAATATGCCCACTCATGCCTTCAACATAGCCTTCGCGGGACCAATGTCGGAAAACAGCCGTCATGTGTTGCAGGAGCCACTTGCGCTGGGAAGATAGGTCGAGTCATTGTAACAGCCACAGGACTGCGTCTGAAGCCCTTGGGGCATGTTGATGTTACGGTTGATAATGGCCCGCCTGTCACGGTGGGCGATTATTTCACCTGGAGAGGCTGCATGTTGCAGAATATCCCTAATGTTTGCCCTAAACGGATATTTCCTCGCGTCTTACACGCTTGAAATCGACAACTCCTGCATTCTTATCATGCGAATCCTCGCAGAGGCTGAACGTCAAGGTCACAGAGTCATCACTCCAACGGCAAAGGGCATGGCCTCCATCACACCAAGAGCAGCTGCTGCAAACGGATCAAGGATTCTGTTGattgatgacgaggaagcgaAATTTGATTTCGAAGCAGAAAGTGACCCAGAGGTGTGTTACGCCGAGTTTCAAGTTTACTATGAACTTGAGAGAAGGCTTTCTGATGGGGATTTCTCTTGATCTGGTATTGGCAGTTAGCTAGCAGGGGCGCTCACATTTGTTATTCCAACTCCGTTTGAAGATAGTGGTGATGTTTAGTGATGATTTCTATTTGTGTCAATGCTCCAGGTTCCTCAATCGTTATTACATACTCCGTATAGGTATTTACGGTCTTCTGGCTTAGTTGTCacatcaagggccgggcttcaagTATATCAAGGAACACAGCATCAACACGTATACGTATGTACTACTGTTATCAAACAAGATAAAGAGCGACTAGCTACTACACAAGAAGATTTTTTTTGGTCTCATCCCTTCACTTTTACTCAGCCAAGTGCGCCTAATTGAAGCAGTTGTTCCGAGTCGTCACCAAACTATGgcttttgctgttgtggctgacGGCCTCCGGGCCTCTCTTggagtcgtcgtcgatgatAGCATCAATAACTGGGTCCTCGCTTACCAAAACGTTGCAAGAAACAACAAAAAGCCAATCAATAATAAGGTAGTTATATCACATTGCTTGAGTGGTCCTTTTAGCAGTACACACCTCGTTGACTCAGCAGAGATTACCCTAGTTGCCAAATTAGACATGACTCGTGGCTTTGAATCTCATTCTCATGCTAGCCCGTTCTTGACAGTAGGCTTCGGTGTTTCTTGCAGATAGCTCACTCGGTCTTGTTTCCGAGCCACCAACAGGTCATCTTTCCAGGCATACTCCAGGGGAAGGCCCCGGCATCCAGTTCGTCGGCGATCGTTCCCACTGGTGAATTCCGGTAGTGGAGACCATCATGCCCTGTTCCTGACTTGGCTAGGCTGGCTTCCAGGTGTATGGCTTCTCAGGATAAGGGGAGCCTAGTGACATTCAGTCGGGCCATGATCCAGGGTTCCCCGCACTCGTCGCCTTCCCCAGACCCTGTTGTTCGACGGCAATTAGTGCCCCCGCCATTTCCCCAGACTGGCCATTCATCACCGTCAAACGCCACCTTCTCTGACCTTGATTCGAGCACAACCTGATACATATATGTTGACGATTCCCCCATACGGACTTCTACAGAACTTCATTAGCAGAGGTCTTTTCCAATACAACCCTCTactcttctccatcacatTATCGGCTACACGCAACTTCACGGCTCTGCGTTGAAAACTTATCCAAAAATGTCTCGCAGAAGCGACATCTCCGGCGAGAAGGATTTGGAGGCGATTGGCTCCAAGGCCGACGTTGCCCATCACGAAGTCACCAACCGAGGTGGCCtcaccgacgaggagctcgccTTTGTGCAGAACTTCCCCGAGGACAAGAGAAAGAAGCTGCTGGCCAAGGTTGACGTGAGTCTATTTTGATCCTGCTGGCTTGGAAATGAACCTGGTCGATACTAACGGTGCAATAGTGGCGCCTCATGCCCATTCTCGTCATCCTCTACCTCGTCGCATACATCGATAAAGCCAACATCGGAAACGCAAAGATCGAGGGAATGCTTCCCGACCTCGGCATGACGGGCGATCAGTACAACATTGCCCTGTCAATTTACTTTATTCCTTGTAGGGTTGACCACGTAATTCCATGCCGGATCAAGCATAACTGACTGATAGCAAAGACATTCTCGGCGAGGTTCCCAGCAACATGATTCTCGACAAGTTCCGCAAACCATCTCAGTACATGGCAGGCATCATGCTTATCTGGGGTGGAATCGTTATTTCTACAGGTTTCATTCAGAACTTTGGCCAGCTACTCGCAGTGCGCACTCTTCTAGGCCTATTCGAGTGAGTTTTGCCATCACTAGTGCCACTGAACGATCAAACACTAACCAGGCTTCCAGGTCCGGCTTCTTCCCTGGTgccatcttgatcatctccaagTGGTTCCTCCCCAACGAGACGCAGACCCGAGTCGCTATCCTCTATACCTCGGCAGCCACAGGTGGCGCCTTTTCTGGCCTCTTCGCATATGCTATCGCGAAGCTCGACGGCGCCGGCGGCATCgaaggatggcgatggatcTTCATCATTGAGGGAATCTTCACCGTCCTCGGCGCCTTTGCTACCTGGTTCCTGCTCGTCGACTCCCCCGAGCTCTCGAGCTGGCTCacagacgaggagaagcgatACCTTGTGCTGCGCCAGGCCACTCGACGCGTTACAAACTCGAGCGAGTACCGCGAAAAGACGGACAAGGGCGCCTTGTGGGCTGTTGTAAAGGACTGGAAGGTCTACCTCCTCACCATCTGCTCCTGGTCCAACGCTGCACCCAACTACGGTCTCAAATTCTCCAtgccctccatcaccaagggcATGGGCTTCACCTCCAGCAACGCCCAGCTCATGACCATCCCGCCTTACTTCTGTGGCGCAATCTCCTCGTACCTCTTGGCCCGCTGCGCCGACAAGTTCAAGTGGAGAATGCCCTTCCTCATCGGTCCCCAGACTTGCGTCCTCAtcgccttctccatcttgatggccaaggccgagttcatcaaggagaacctTGGCGC encodes:
- a CDS encoding MFS domain-containing protein; amino-acid sequence: MSRRSDISGEKDLEAIGSKADVAHHEVTNRGGLTDEELAFVQNFPEDKRKKLLAKVDWRLMPILVILYLVAYIDKANIGNAKIEGMLPDLGMTGDQYNIALSIYFIPYILGEVPSNMILDKFRKPSQYMAGIMLIWGGIVISTGFIQNFGQLLAVRTLLGLFESGFFPGAILIISKWFLPNETQTRVAILYTSAATGGAFSGLFAYAIAKLDGAGGIEGWRWIFIIEGIFTVLGAFATWFLLVDSPELSSWLTDEEKRYLVLRQATRRVTNSSEYREKTDKGALWAVVKDWKVYLLTICSWSNAAPNYGLKFSMPSITKGMGFTSSNAQLMTIPPYFCGAISSYLLARCADKFKWRMPFLIGPQTCVLIAFSILMAKAEFIKENLGACYFAVCLACAGMYPILPGVSAWNIDNNPLPTRRAISIAYLNCAGTIGGIYGSYIYKDNEKPKYTTGYGASLGFAVGGILSAVILETALMSLNKKRAKLTEAEIREKYTDEELEAMGDRSPLFKYSL